The genomic DNA TATGATAAATTACGATGATATGAACGCTAAAATAACAGAGATAAACAGACTTATTCACGAAATAGAGATGTCAAAAGACTTTTCTAAATTTTTCTTTAAGATCAAAAATAAAAAGATATTTATGAGCCTAAAAAAGGCTATAGAAAATAAAAAAATTATCATAGAAAAATACCAAACTCTAAAATCAATATCAAGCAATGATCTTGTATACATAAGTCAAAATATACAATACGCATCAAATTTAAAGTTTGTAAGCAAACTATACTCGTATATAATTCTTAGCAAGTTAGGAACAGAGTTTAACGCAACTATGTTCAATCACGATATAAATATGCAATTAAACGATATAGGAGATACTAAAAGTTTTGATTATTCTCTTTTAAGCGCCATTAAAGATGTAGGAAATAGTATTTTAGCGCTTTCAAATTTATCGTACGATAATATAAATTTAAAAACCACGCAAAAAATAGACGCCTTTTTAAATGCTATAAATAAGCATTTCAAATCAAACATCAATGATCTTATGATAAGCGTAGTCGTACTTTTGTTTATTATTATATTATCATCTACTAGAAATATCTATACAAGCGTAAAAAATAGAAAAAATGCAGCCAAAATAAACCAGATGGGAGATATGATAGCAAATAGTCCAAATCAAATTTTAATCATAAATCGAGAAGGCAAAATCATAGATGCAAATCCTGCTTTTGAACAGATAAGTGGATATAAAAAATCAGAAGTTTTAAATAAAACTTTAAGCTTCTTAAATACAAATTTAAAAGGTACAAATATCTATGACGATATACTCCAAAGTAAGCAAATCTGCAGATATAACGAGTTTATAAGCAAGTCAAAAAAAGGACTTTTGATATATGAAAAAATAATAGCCATACCGACTTTAGACGAGTATTCACAAATATCTGGAGCTATCATAGTCAAACAAGATATCACAAAAGAAAGACTTATAGCAAAAGAGCTTGGATTTAAAACTGCAGAGATAAGAAACAGCGCTCTAACAGATAAACTAACAGGTTTAGGAAATCACATAGCGCTTATGGAAAAAATAGATGATAAGAAAAAAGGTATCGTCATCTATATAAATGTAAATCACTTTTCAAATTTAAGATTTTTTTATAAAACATCGACTGTGGATCTTATATTAACTGCGATATCAGAAACGCTTAAACTATGCATAGAAACATATAAAATGAACTCAAGCATATACAGAATACAACTAGATGAGTTTTGTATATGGTATGAAGGAAGCAATATAAATAAAGATGTAAAACATATCTTAGAGTATTTTAAGGTAAAAAATATAGACATAATAACAAGCGAAGGCAGAGAAATATTACCAAATATAAATATCACAATGGGCGTTAGCATGGAGGCAGACACTCCAAATACAAACCGCCTCACTCAGTCTATCTTAGCTCACCATGAAGCGATATCGAACGACCAAAATATAGCATTTTATCAAGATAACAACATAATAGAACAACAATATCATAAAAACCAGCTAATCTCAAGAATGATACAATACGCACTAAATGAAAATAGAGTTATAGTCGAGTGTCAAGGCATATTTGATATTAGATCAAGCAATAAACCTATATTGTCGTCATATGAAATTCTAATACGCATCATAGATTCCGAAAATAAAATACACTATCCTGGAGAGTTCTTAGGAGTAGCAAAACAAACATCGCTTTATATAGCACTCACAAAACAAGTTATAAGCAAAGCTTTTGATCTATTAGAAACATTTTGCGATAAAAAGTTTTCTATAAATTTATCAAGCATAGACATGGTAAACGAATCTGTTAAAAAGCTATTTATGCAAAAACTTTCTCTTTGCTCACAGCCTAGCCACCTTACTGTAGAAATATTAGAAAGTGAAGGTATAGACGACTATGCATCGATAAATCCATTTATAGAAAGCATAAAAGATCACGGATGTAAACTCTCTATAGATGATTTTGGAAGCGGATACTCAAATTACTATAGAATGCTTGAGCTTGACATCGATTACTTAAAAATAGACGGTTCGATCATCAAAAAACTTCCGTTTGACGAAAATGCAAGAAGCGTCGTACAAACTATAGTAGAGTTTGCAAATAGACAAAAATACGATGTTGTAGCCGAATTCGTATCATCTAATGAAATTTTAGAACAAGTACTTAGCTACGGTATAAAATACGCTCAAGGCTTTTTACTTGGCAAACCTATTCATCCTAGTAATATAGATTAGCAAGGAGTTTTCGTGCATGATGTTATAAATGGTGCAGTTAAATTTATGGAAGAAGATTTCTTAGAGCATAAAGAGTTATTTGAAAAATTAGGCACAAAACAAACACCTCACACTCTGTTTATCGGATGTTCTGACTCAAGAGTTGTTCCGAATTTGATAACAAATACGCTTCCGGGCGAACTTTTTGTAGTAAGAAATATAGGAAATATCGTACCGCACTACAGAGTAAGTGAAGAGTTCTTAGCAACTACCGCAGCAATAGAATACGCTATAAATGTTTTACATATAAAAAATATAATCGTATGCGGACATAGCAACTGCGGAGGCTGTGCGGCTTTGTACGATAGCGATGAGCAATTAAGCAAAGTTCCTATCGTAAAAAGATGGCTGATGTTGATATCGGATATAAAAGAAGAGGTTTTAAAATACAAAACTCTAAGTCCTGCTAAAAGAGCATGGATAACAGAGAGGTTAAATATCATAAACTCCACTCAAAATCTATTAACTTTTCCTGGAGCTAAGGAAAAAATAGAAAACGCAGAGATCAAAATTTACGGTTGGCACTACATCATAGAAACAGGAGAAGTTTATAATTATGATGAACCTACAAAAACATTTAAATTACTTGAAAAGAGCATAGACTATGATAAAATTTTTAATCAAATTTTTACTGATTTTTAGTATTGGCTTACAGGCAAACGAGTCGTTAACTAGTATAACAGATGAAATATTCACGATAAATCATCAAATTTTAATCATAGACGAGCAGAGCAAAGATAAAAATGCTAGTTTAGGACATGATCTTGACTCGTTAAAATCAAAAAAAGCTGCACTTCTTGAGCAAATTCCTCTTTTTATAACAAGTTATGATAGTGCAAATTTAAATAAAATCAAACGAGAAAGACTAAATTTACAAAAAAAGGCTGAACTTTTATCGGATAATCAAGTTTCTGATAAATTTATAAGAGCAAAACTAAATGCTGAAAACGCGAATTTAGACGAGATATTTTATAGCGCGATATCTAACTTGGCAAACGCGTTTCTAAAAGATGCAAAACAAGATGATATAAACTCTATACTAGAAAATACCATAACAAATGTTCAAGTATCGGGATATCAAGATATAAAAGCTCTAAAAGACTCGCTTAGCGACGAATTAAAAGCTGAATTTAACGATAATTTTATAAATTTAGAGATCAAAAGACATAGCTATCAAGAGATTTTGGACTATTTAAAAAGCCATTCAGACTTATTAGCAGGCAACTTTTTGTTTTCGAGTTTAAAATTAAAAGATGTGATAAACTACATAAATAAACTTGTTCCGTTTGATCAAGACACGTTTAATTTCGGTAAATTTTTTCTTATTTTAGTTATTTTTGTATTTTTCATATCTATACGAAGAATGCTTTCAAAGATTGTATTTAGCATATTTACGGCATTTTTATCAAAAGAAAAGAAAATAGCCCACAAAGAGCTACAAGAGCAGTTTATACTAGTTATCAAAAAACCGATTTCCGTCTTTTTAATAGCGTATTCTGTAGATATATGCCTTAGTATATTTTACTACCCGAGTCCAGTTCCTATAAATTTTGCAAACTATTTTACTATAATCTATATAGTTCTTATATCATGGCTAGTTCTTGGTATATTAGATGGATACGGAATGGTTATTTTAAGCAAAATTGCTCAAAAAAGTGGTAGAAAAGAGGTAGTAAATCTTATTATAAAGATCTTATATTTTATAGTAGTTATAATCACAATTTTACTGATTTTAAGTAGGCTTGGATTTGATATAAGTACCCTTATAGCGTCTCTTGGCATAGGAGGACTTGCAGTAGCTCTTGCTACAAAAGATATAATAGCAAACTTTTTTGCTTCCATTATGCTTTTGTTTGACAACTCATTTTCTCAAGGAGATTGGATAGTTTGCGCAGGAGTCGAGGGAACTGTAGTAGAGATAGGACTTAGAAAAACTACTGTTAGAACATTTGATAATGCTTTAGTATTTGTGCCAAACTCAAAAATAATGAGCGAAAACGTAAAAAACTGGAATAGAAGAAAAGTCGGCAGACAGATTAAAATGACTGTAGGTCTTAGCTATTCTTGTTCAAAAAAGAGTATAGAAGCTTGCATAAACGATATAAGAACAATGCTGCTAAACCATCCGGGGATTGCTAAAAGCGGAGTAGATAGCGCGCTAAACTCTAAAGATTTTAGAATGAAATATCGCCAAAATATGATCTCGGTAGATGATTTAGCCGGATATAAAAGCAACCTTTTTGTAGTGCTTGACGAATTTGCAGATAGCTCTATAAATATACTGATTTACTGCTTCAGTAAAACGGTGGTATGGGGAGAATTTTTAGCTACAAAACAAGATGTTATGTTAAAGATTATGGATATAGTAGAAAAATACGATGATGCTAGTTTTGCATTTCCGTCAAATAGCATATACATAGAGCAGATGCCAAAAATTGAATTTGAAAACTTAAATTTGAAAGGGGATAAAAATGCGTGAAGATTTTGAAGAATTAGATGAAGAATTAGATGATGATATGGAAGAGCAAGATCTTGATAAGAACTTTGAAGATGAATTTAACGACGATAAAAAAGATAGTTATAATTATGATGAAAACGACTACTCTTACGATGATGAAGATGAAGAAGAGAGCTACGAGTATTAATGCATTATTTCATATATCCAAACGGCGGGCATTCGCTTATGCTCGCCCATAATTTAGAAATTTTAGGTCATACGTACGAATTCTTAGATGACTTCAAAGCAGGACTTAAAATAGAAGAAAACTCAGACAAAATAAATACCATAGGGGGGGGTTGGCATTAATAGCTTGTGACACGACTCATCCAAAAAATCTAATTTTAAAAAAACAGCTGATCAAAAAAGTTAAAAGTTTAAATTTGATACCGGTGGATGGATTTAAATGGATAATGAGCGAAATCCTAAGCTATCTAAAAATAGAACCTCATAAAACTGCGGCTCTGCTTCATTCTGGTATGAGCGACGGAAAGCATCTTGGCGATATCATAAAATATCTGCAAAATAGCAAAACTTGCTTTGTAGAGATATTTACAGATTATTTCAATTACCAAATACGAAAATCATCTCAAAGCAGTGATGACAAAATACTGCTTATCCCTTTTGAATATCTTAAATTTTTGAATTTCAAAGTAGTAGCGGCAACGGGTAATTTTGAGAAATTTAATAAAAAACTTATGGTACATCCAAAATCTATAAAAATTATGATTCCGCATGGATATACGACTCCGCTTGCACTTTTAAGCTACTACGCAAGAAAAGATATTCACATAGAAGAAGAGATAAAAGAGTATCAAAATATGGCCATAGACTACTTCATAGTTCCTAGTCGTACAAATTATAAACTGTTTTTAGATATGGGTATAGATAAAAATAAACTTGTACCGCTTGGTTACCCAAGTTTGGATTTAAATTTAAAAAATCACAAAGATCTCAAAGCGCAAAAATCGATTCTTATAGCTTTATATAGCACAAAAAGCGTAGATAGTATCGTGCCTGCTTTAAGAGATCTACTAAAAAACGGCTATAAAGTTATATTTAGACCAAAACCAGGACAAGAGGAATTAGACTGCAATCAAAATATTTTAAAAGAGTTTAGTACAAATGAACTTTTTAAATTTGATACAAACACGAGAAAAACATCTCATGCTAAGATAGACGATGAGCTTATAAGTGAAATTTGCTGCTGCGTAAGCGACTACTCAAGCCTTGCTTTTACGCTGCCACTTACAAATCTTAGACCATGTATTTTGTATTACCCTGAACATGTATTTGGTAAAAACTTTGGAAAACATCGTATAAATAAAGTAGATTATTCACTTGCAAATAGCGACTTGCACATAGTAGCAAAAAACTCTAACGATATAATAAAAGCTATAAAAAATTTAAATTTAGATGAGTTTAAAACCAAAATAAAAAGCTATAGAGACAATGAGGTTTATAATTTAAGAAGCTCTAGCGAGGCTATAGCAAATTTTATAAGCGAGAAGCTAAACTCCTAAACGGATTTTAGCTTATTTGAGATAAATTTTAAGAGTAGATTTTTTTTAAATTTGAAAGCTTTGAGCTAGCATTTAAAAGAAGCATATCAGATATAACTAGTCTTGCCATAGCATTAGCAACTACGCTGCCTCTTATGCCTATACAAGGATCATGACGACCTCTTAAAGCGCAAGTCACCTCATCGCCGTTTAAATTTATGGTAGGCTGATCTTTAAATATACTTGGAGTCGGCTTAAAATAAGTTTTTATCATTATAGGCTCACCGTTTGAGATTCCGCCTAAGATTCCGCCTGCGTTATTGCTCATAAATCCGTTTTTATCCATAAAATCATTATTTTGACTTCCTAAAATAAAACTAGCTTGGCTTCCTAAACCTATCTCTACTCCTTTTACTCCATTTATACCCATCATAGCAGCCGCGAGTCTAGCATCAAGCTTATCATAAAGCACCTCTCCTAGCCCAGCAGGAACGCCATTTATAATAGTAAGAGTAGCAGCTCCTACGCTATCGTTGCTATTTTTTACATCTAGTATAAGATTTTTTGCGTCCTCTTCTATATCGCTATCAAGCATAAAAATCTCACTTTTACTGGCAAATTCAAAATCAATTTTATTTGATTTGAGTTTTCCTATACTAAAAACTCCACTTTTAATATCTATATCAAACTCTTTTAACATCATAGCTCCAAAAGCTCCTGCGGCTACTCGAACGGCAGTTTCTCTAGCGCTACTTCTGCCTCCGCCTCTATGATCTCGCACTCCAAATTTAGAAAAATACGTAAAATCCGCGTGTCCTGGTCTGAAAAGATCTTTTATACTATCATAATCTTTTGAGTGCTGATTTGAGTTTTTTATTATAAATCCTATAGGTGTTCCTGTACTAAATCCTTCAAAAATACCGCTCAATATCTCTACTTCATCGGCTTCTTTTCTACTTGTAGCGTACTTTCCGCCCGGTTTTCTTTTATCCATCTCGCTTTGCAAAAACTCTTCATCTATAGCTACTCCGGCAGGAAATCCATCCAAAACTCCTCCGATAGCTTTTCCGTGACTCTCCCCAAATGTAGTTAGTCTAAGCTTGCTTCCAAACGTATTCATATATTCATTCCTTGCAAAACTTTCCACGCAGCACTCTGTTCAGCCTCTTTTTTGCTATTTCCAATAGCGCGAGCAAGCTCCTTGTCGTTTAAAAAAACAGCCATTTCAAAACTTTTTTTATGATCCGGTCCGCTTGAACTTACAAGCTCGTACCTAGGCGTAACGCCGAACCTCGCTTGAGTAATCTCTTGTAAAGTCGTTTTATAGTCTTTCCCAAGGCTTTGTAAGTCTATATTATTATACTGAGATTCTAAAAGATTTATAAAAATTTTTTTGACCGCTTCTAAACCGCTTTCTAAATATATAGCTCCCATAAGTGCTTCTAAAGCATCGCTAACTAAGCTTGGCTTATTTCTTCCGTTATTATTATCCTCGGCAGCAGACAGATACAAAAAATCTCCTAATCTTATCTGCGAACTTATACTTGCAAAACTCTTTTCATTTACCAAAGCCGCTCTTAGCTTTGAGAGATTTCCCTCATCCGTATCTTTAAATTTAAAAAATAGATACTCTCCTACTATAAGATCCAAAACAGCATCTCCTAAAAACTCGAGCCGCTCATTATTTACGCTACTTTTCATACTCTTATGAGTTAGCGCCTCTTTTAGCAACGTTTTATTTTTAAATTTATAACCTAAATGCTCTTCTAATCTATTTAATTTATCCATTTTGTGCCTTTATCGCTTGATTTCTTGCCAATTTATCGCACTCTTCATTTTGCGGATGACCGTTATGTGCTTTTACCCAGTTTGCACTAACTTTGTGAATATTTAGAAGTTCTAGCAACTCCTGCCATAGTTCTACGTTTTTTACATTTTTAAATTTTTTCTTAATCCAACTATCAAGCCATATATTTATAGCGTTTGCTACGTAACTACTATCTGTATAAAGGCTTACTTCGCACGGCTCTTTTAATGCTTTTAAACCTTCTATCACGGCTTGTATCTCCATTTTGTTATTTGTAGTATAAGCAGCTCCGCCGCTAGAGGATTTTTTATACCCTTCATACTCAAGTATATAAGCCCAGCCGCCGGCTCCTGGATTATTTAAACAACTTCCATCGCTAAAAAGGCATATCTTCTTCACTAGTATCCTTTATAACGTGGGTTAAAATTTTTACACTTCCTAATCTCGCGCAGTTTGGACAGCGGTAGAAAAATAACGGATAACTTGTTTTGCACTCGGTACAAAAATAACTAAAACTAAGAGTTGCTCCAAGAAAATTATCGTTTGCGGCCCTTAAAAGAGCTAAATTAAAATCTTTTGGCTTATCATCAGATAGACCCTTAGCGCCTAAAAGCTCTTTAAACTCCGTATTTTCTAAATTTAAAAGATTATCAAGTCTAAAAACTATGTCTATACACTCATCAAGACGCAGCATACTTAGACCGTCTAAAGGCTCATTATGCTTTATAAACTGCTCTAAAACCATTCTTTTTAAAAGTGGAAAATCTTCACTAAGACTTAGAATTTGAGCCACTTTTTCACTAAATTTACTAGTTTTGCTAGTTATGATAAGAGCTTTTATATAGGCAACTTCTGCTTTTGTATCCGCACCTTGTTCATTTAAAGCGTCTAAAGTTTCAAGACTATTTTCATACATTCTAAGTTTTTCATATGTTACGCCAAGATATCTTAAAGCTTCACTATTTCTAGGGCTTAGTTTGAGAGATTCTAAAAACACTTCACTGGCTTTTTTTAAAAATCCAGCTTTTAGATATATTTTTCCTAACGCTACCAATAAAAACTCACGCTGCTTTTTACCGGGTGATTTATCGATAGCAACCAAATACACGCTTATAGCCTTATCAAAATCTCCGCTTTTTGCGAATGTAAGGGCTAAAACGCTAAGCGAGTTTGTATCAACATCAAGTTCAAGAAGCATCTTTTTGTGCTTTTCACTAAGTCCGCTACTATTTTCAAATTTTTTAACAAATTTCTCTATGCTGTGTTTTTCATCTTTGATAGAAAAAATACCCCAAACATAGCTAAGCACGGCTATTAAAAGAAGCGCTCCAAAAAATACAATAAGCCCAAAAATCGGATCTCTATACTCTACAAAAAAGAAGTCCAAATACAAACCTATATATTAAATTTAATGACCATTATAGCAAATTCAAGGTATAATCTCGCTTATGATAGAAGCTAGTAGCATTGAAAATTTAAAAAATATCGTTGATATAGCAGACGTTGTAGGAAGTTATCTGCCTCTTAAACGTTCCGGAAGCGACTTTGTATGCGTATGCCCGTTTCATAATGATAAAAATCCGTCTATGAGAGTAAGTCCTAGCAAAGGTATTTTTCACTGTTTTTCATGCAAAGCCGGCGGAGATAGTATTAAATTTATAATGGATTATGAAAAACTAAGCTATCCTGAAGCTATAGAAAAACTAGCAAATATGTACAACTTCACGCTTAATTACACAGATAACAAAAACGAACATCACTATGATAAAAAAATATTAGAAAATTTAAATTTATATTATAAAAGTATGCTTTATAAAAACCGTGAAGCTATAAACTATTTATATAGTCGCGGTATAAACGATGCTATGATAGAAAAGTGGGAACTTGGCTGGGCTGGAGCGTCTCAAGCAACTATAAATTTACTAGAAAATGAAGAGATAGAACCAAAAGAAGCGCTGTACGTAGGAGCAGTCAAGCAAAACGAAACGGGGCTTTATGCCAGCTTTATAAACCGCATAACTTTTCCTATTTATAATCATCTTGGAAAACTTGTCGGATTTGGCGGTCGCACAATATCAAATAATCCGGCAAAATATGTAAATTCGCCTCAATCTGCTATATTTGATAAATCAAAACTGCTTTACGGATATGATAAAGCCAAAAATCAGATATTTAAAAAAGGCGAAATCATCATTTGCGAAGGATATATGGACTGCATAATGCTGCATCTAGCAGGAATTAGCAACGCTGTAGCCGTGCTTGGAACTGCACTTACCGAAAAACATATTCCTCTTTTGAAGCGTTCTGATATAAAAGTTATTTTAAGTTTTGATAACGATGAAGCCGGCGTAAATGCTGCATTTAAAAGTGCAAAATTGTTAGCTAGCAGCGAGTGCGACGGAAGAGTAGTTCTTATAAGCGGGGGGAAAGATCCGGCTGAGCTTGTAGCTAGCGGTAGAGCAAATGAGTTAAGAAATAGTTTAGAAGGCGGGGTTGAACTTGGAGAGTTTTACATAAGACATCTCATAAAATCCTCAAATCCAAAAACTCCTCTTGAAGTTGCTAAAACTCTTGAAAGCGTACAGGAATTCACAAAAGGACTAAAAGAAATAGTGGCAAACTCATACGTGCCGCTGGTATCTTCACTTCTGAGTTTAGCTCCAAATAGCTTTAGTCTTTGTGGCAATGGTTTTAGATATTCACCCAAAAAGCAGATGGCAAAAGAGACCAAAAGTGCAAAAAAAGATCTTTTAGAGCTTGAAATTTTAAAAAATATGCTTTTAAATAAAGATTATTTAGAGGTAGTAAAATCAGATTGCGGAAGCGATATGTTCGTAACTCACAATGAAATTTATAAAGCAGTAACTATCTCTCAAAATCCAAATAATCCACACATAAGAGAGCTAAGCTTAAATGATAATTTTGAAATTTACGATAGTTTAGATAGACTAAAAAAAGCACTAAATATACTAAAAATCAACTTTTGTGATAAAACTATCGTTTTGCTTGCTAGCTCAAACGACAAATCTAAATTTGAAAAAATAGCACAATTACAAAATATAAAAAAGCAATTAAAAGGAATTCAATGAATAAAAAATGTCTGGCACTATTTAGCGGAGGGCTTGATAGTATGCTTGCTATCAAACTTATAAGCTCACAAGGTATTGAAGTGCATGCTTTAAATATCGATATCGGTTTTGGAGGAAACCCGGATAAAGCAGAGCTTATGAGTCGTAGAGCTAAAATGGCTGGAGCTACTTTT from Campylobacter fetus subsp. fetus includes the following:
- the aroC gene encoding chorismate synthase, producing the protein MNTFGSKLRLTTFGESHGKAIGGVLDGFPAGVAIDEEFLQSEMDKRKPGGKYATSRKEADEVEILSGIFEGFSTGTPIGFIIKNSNQHSKDYDSIKDLFRPGHADFTYFSKFGVRDHRGGGRSSARETAVRVAAGAFGAMMLKEFDIDIKSGVFSIGKLKSNKIDFEFASKSEIFMLDSDIEEDAKNLILDVKNSNDSVGAATLTIINGVPAGLGEVLYDKLDARLAAAMMGINGVKGVEIGLGSQASFILGSQNNDFMDKNGFMSNNAGGILGGISNGEPIMIKTYFKPTPSIFKDQPTINLNGDEVTCALRGRHDPCIGIRGSVVANAMARLVISDMLLLNASSKLSNLKKIYS
- the rnc gene encoding ribonuclease III, whose translation is MDKLNRLEEHLGYKFKNKTLLKEALTHKSMKSSVNNERLEFLGDAVLDLIVGEYLFFKFKDTDEGNLSKLRAALVNEKSFASISSQIRLGDFLYLSAAEDNNNGRNKPSLVSDALEALMGAIYLESGLEAVKKIFINLLESQYNNIDLQSLGKDYKTTLQEITQARFGVTPRYELVSSSGPDHKKSFEMAVFLNDKELARAIGNSKKEAEQSAAWKVLQGMNI
- the rnhA gene encoding ribonuclease HI, with protein sequence MKKICLFSDGSCLNNPGAGGWAYILEYEGYKKSSSGGAAYTTNNKMEIQAVIEGLKALKEPCEVSLYTDSSYVANAINIWLDSWIKKKFKNVKNVELWQELLELLNIHKVSANWVKAHNGHPQNEECDKLARNQAIKAQNG
- a CDS encoding GGDEF domain-containing phosphodiesterase, which codes for MNKRYITNKIIVVMVLVLSLFCAYFIFHTSEIISKNNFWLDKASEIKILNNDIDIQMSKQLSMINYDDMNAKITEINRLIHEIEMSKDFSKFFFKIKNKKIFMSLKKAIENKKIIIEKYQTLKSISSNDLVYISQNIQYASNLKFVSKLYSYIILSKLGTEFNATMFNHDINMQLNDIGDTKSFDYSLLSAIKDVGNSILALSNLSYDNINLKTTQKIDAFLNAINKHFKSNINDLMISVVVLLFIIILSSTRNIYTSVKNRKNAAKINQMGDMIANSPNQILIINREGKIIDANPAFEQISGYKKSEVLNKTLSFLNTNLKGTNIYDDILQSKQICRYNEFISKSKKGLLIYEKIIAIPTLDEYSQISGAIIVKQDITKERLIAKELGFKTAEIRNSALTDKLTGLGNHIALMEKIDDKKKGIVIYINVNHFSNLRFFYKTSTVDLILTAISETLKLCIETYKMNSSIYRIQLDEFCIWYEGSNINKDVKHILEYFKVKNIDIITSEGREILPNINITMGVSMEADTPNTNRLTQSILAHHEAISNDQNIAFYQDNNIIEQQYHKNQLISRMIQYALNENRVIVECQGIFDIRSSNKPILSSYEILIRIIDSENKIHYPGEFLGVAKQTSLYIALTKQVISKAFDLLETFCDKKFSINLSSIDMVNESVKKLFMQKLSLCSQPSHLTVEILESEGIDDYASINPFIESIKDHGCKLSIDDFGSGYSNYYRMLELDIDYLKIDGSIIKKLPFDENARSVVQTIVEFANRQKYDVVAEFVSSNEILEQVLSYGIKYAQGFLLGKPIHPSNID
- a CDS encoding tetratricopeptide repeat protein; translation: MDFFFVEYRDPIFGLIVFFGALLLIAVLSYVWGIFSIKDEKHSIEKFVKKFENSSGLSEKHKKMLLELDVDTNSLSVLALTFAKSGDFDKAISVYLVAIDKSPGKKQREFLLVALGKIYLKAGFLKKASEVFLESLKLSPRNSEALRYLGVTYEKLRMYENSLETLDALNEQGADTKAEVAYIKALIITSKTSKFSEKVAQILSLSEDFPLLKRMVLEQFIKHNEPLDGLSMLRLDECIDIVFRLDNLLNLENTEFKELLGAKGLSDDKPKDFNLALLRAANDNFLGATLSFSYFCTECKTSYPLFFYRCPNCARLGSVKILTHVIKDTSEEDMPF
- the dnaG gene encoding DNA primase: MIEASSIENLKNIVDIADVVGSYLPLKRSGSDFVCVCPFHNDKNPSMRVSPSKGIFHCFSCKAGGDSIKFIMDYEKLSYPEAIEKLANMYNFTLNYTDNKNEHHYDKKILENLNLYYKSMLYKNREAINYLYSRGINDAMIEKWELGWAGASQATINLLENEEIEPKEALYVGAVKQNETGLYASFINRITFPIYNHLGKLVGFGGRTISNNPAKYVNSPQSAIFDKSKLLYGYDKAKNQIFKKGEIIICEGYMDCIMLHLAGISNAVAVLGTALTEKHIPLLKRSDIKVILSFDNDEAGVNAAFKSAKLLASSECDGRVVLISGGKDPAELVASGRANELRNSLEGGVELGEFYIRHLIKSSNPKTPLEVAKTLESVQEFTKGLKEIVANSYVPLVSSLLSLAPNSFSLCGNGFRYSPKKQMAKETKSAKKDLLELEILKNMLLNKDYLEVVKSDCGSDMFVTHNEIYKAVTISQNPNNPHIRELSLNDNFEIYDSLDRLKKALNILKINFCDKTIVLLASSNDKSKFEKIAQLQNIKKQLKGIQ
- a CDS encoding carbonic anhydrase; translated protein: MHDVINGAVKFMEEDFLEHKELFEKLGTKQTPHTLFIGCSDSRVVPNLITNTLPGELFVVRNIGNIVPHYRVSEEFLATTAAIEYAINVLHIKNIIVCGHSNCGGCAALYDSDEQLSKVPIVKRWLMLISDIKEEVLKYKTLSPAKRAWITERLNIINSTQNLLTFPGAKEKIENAEIKIYGWHYIIETGEVYNYDEPTKTFKLLEKSIDYDKIFNQIFTDF
- a CDS encoding mechanosensitive ion channel family protein, which gives rise to MIKFLIKFLLIFSIGLQANESLTSITDEIFTINHQILIIDEQSKDKNASLGHDLDSLKSKKAALLEQIPLFITSYDSANLNKIKRERLNLQKKAELLSDNQVSDKFIRAKLNAENANLDEIFYSAISNLANAFLKDAKQDDINSILENTITNVQVSGYQDIKALKDSLSDELKAEFNDNFINLEIKRHSYQEILDYLKSHSDLLAGNFLFSSLKLKDVINYINKLVPFDQDTFNFGKFFLILVIFVFFISIRRMLSKIVFSIFTAFLSKEKKIAHKELQEQFILVIKKPISVFLIAYSVDICLSIFYYPSPVPINFANYFTIIYIVLISWLVLGILDGYGMVILSKIAQKSGRKEVVNLIIKILYFIVVIITILLILSRLGFDISTLIASLGIGGLAVALATKDIIANFFASIMLLFDNSFSQGDWIVCAGVEGTVVEIGLRKTTVRTFDNALVFVPNSKIMSENVKNWNRRKVGRQIKMTVGLSYSCSKKSIEACINDIRTMLLNHPGIAKSGVDSALNSKDFRMKYRQNMISVDDLAGYKSNLFVVLDEFADSSINILIYCFSKTVVWGEFLATKQDVMLKIMDIVEKYDDASFAFPSNSIYIEQMPKIEFENLNLKGDKNA